The proteins below are encoded in one region of Hordeum vulgare subsp. vulgare chromosome 3H, MorexV3_pseudomolecules_assembly, whole genome shotgun sequence:
- the LOC123444001 gene encoding probable plastid-lipid-associated protein 14, chloroplastic translates to MALAAAAVAAARPSPTGLPRPLCRASAHPCRPRRCRLEASLSASTPAPAPATADEGAAAGPCPVVRFDMADFTVADRVSVGLHGRSDEMLFEATVRDPSSELYGSTVVLRQLTSSQAKRRGRRALEVLKKLARRQMMYHSYAMQVHGYVTPSKAMEEGDAPLVLVHGYHGSYSLRHWLQLSDWLPTLEATLALDEEQVRRVGDDSVGGPAVTRQLRLIRILMRDLLIGVNYLHSHGMAHTELRLENVHVSPVDKHVKVGILGNAVDFHDNDPSNSTIASNNERRKMMIAFDMRCVGFIMAKMVLRELMDSSTFQKFKSFLNKGNDPSCLREFLVPILSQNSPSGNIGLQMLDRHWGAGWNLLALLLATKSDKRISCVDALRHPFLCGPKWRISPTVNVVRWGLGSTAVRLAEDYIYGHHQRKRLAYFIELMEVLNPSSKTENWLRLLPGRWCLLYCTGRHIGLTLRQPTPRVLISDAFLTFAQVPESVDPVLSLTSDIGFKIMPESDWPHDKSGTEGNLSVTTSAKITPGRIYTNAEDSTDSRITTSRYLGGKWGKAAKMKELPASLPTASVNVDEDEVDVSMSCGSTLNVKSARNVLQEVRTQTPPEMFDLSKIVCGTYIDSRLMILRGVNGSALLFVRSNHTSDT, encoded by the exons ATGGCTCTCgcggccgccgccgtcgccgccgcgcgCCCCTCCCCGACCGGCTTACCCCGACCGTTATGCCGCGCCTCCGCGCATCCGTGCCGCCCTCGGCGGTGCCGGCTGGAGGCGAGCTTGTCGGCCTCCACGCCGGCGCCCGCGCCGGCGACAGCGGACGAGGGGGCCGCCGCGGGGCCGTGCCCCGTGGTCAGGTTCGACATGGCCGACTTCACTGTCGCCGACCGCGTCAGCGTCGGGCTCCACGGACGG TCCGATGAGATGCTCTTCGAGGCCACGGTGCGCGATCCTAGCAG TGAGCTGTACGGGTCGACGGTGGTGTTGCGGCAGCTGACTAGCTCACAGGCGAAACGGAGGGGCCGGCGCGCGCTAGAG GTGCTCAAGAAACTGGCCCGTCGCCAGATGATGTACCATTCTTACGCGATGCAGGTCCATGGCTACGTTACTCCGAGCAAGGCCATGGAGGAGGGTGACGCTCCGCTTGTCTTGGTGCATGGG TACCATGGGAGCTACTCCTTGCGTCACTGGTTGCAACTCTCGGATTGGCTTCCAACCTTGGAAGCAACATTAGCATTGGATGAAGAACAAGTGAGGAGGGTAGGAGATGATTCGGTTGGAGGGCCTGCTGTAACTCGGCAGCTGCGATTAATCAGGATATTGATGAGAGACCTTCTGATTGGT GTAAATTATCTGCATAGCCATGGAATGGCTCATACTGAGCTTAGGCTGGAGAATGTTCATGTCAGCCCAGTAGACAAGCATGTCAAA GTTGGTATTCTTGGGAATGCTGTTGATtttcatgacaatgatcccagcaacagtacaatagcaagtaacaacgAGAGGCggaaaatgatgatagcatttgaCATGAG ATGTGTTGGCTTCATAATGGCAAAGATGGTTCTGAGAGAGCTCATGGATTCATCAACATTCCAAAAATTCAAGTCATTCTTGAATAAG GGAAATGATCCATCATGTTTGCGTGAGTTCCTTGTACCGATTTTAAGCCAAAATTCTCCATCTGGGAATATTGGTCTGCAA ATGTTAGATAGGCACTGGGGTGCTGGTTGGAATCTTTTGGCCTTATTACTGGCGACAAAATCCGACAAAAGGATAAG TTGTGTCGATGCACTGCGTCACCCCTTCCTTTGCGGACCTAAATGGCGTATAAGTCCAACAGTGAATGTTGTACGCTGGGGCTTGGGATCAACTGCTGTCCGCCTGGCTGAAGATTATATTTATGGGCATCATCag CGTAAACGGTTAGCATATTTCATTGAGTTGATGGAGGTGCTAAACCCTAGTTCAAAAACAGAG AATTGGCTTCGCCTCCTACCTGGTCGTTGGTGCCTCTTATACTGCACCGGTAGGCACATCGGTCTAACACTTCGTCAGCCTACCCCCAGAGTCCTCATCAGTGATGCGTTCCTCACATTTGcccaagtcccagaatctgtggaTCCCGTTTTATCTCTGACCTCAGATATTGGTTTCAAAATCATGCCGGAATCTGACTGGCCCCACGACAAATCCGGAACCGAAGGAAATCTGTCAGTTACCACATCGGCAAAGATAACTCCTGGGAGGATCTACACCAATGCCGAGGATAGTACAGACAGTAGGATTACGACTTCTAGATATCTTGGTGGTAAATGGGGAAAAGCTGCTAAGATGAAGGAGCTGCCAGCTAGCCTCCCCACTGCTAGCGTCAACGTGGATGAGGACGAAGTCGACGTGTCCATGAGTTGTGGCTCAACTTTGAACGTCAAGTCTGCACGCAATGTGCTGCAAGAGGTCCGTACGCAGACGCCACCGGAGATGTTCGATCTGTCAAAGATTGTTTGCGGTACATACATTGATTCAAGGTTGATGATTCTTCGCGGTGTTAATGGGTCGGCCTTACTTTTCGTTAGATCAAATCATACGTCTGACACCTGA